ATCGTCGGTCCTCCTCATCAACCAAAACAAGATTCAAATAATACTTCACGCTGAATTTATTGTTGATGTTGCGATGTGTAGGTGTCAGTTCATAAGGGCTAAGAAACAGTCTAATGGGAATAGATTCACCTGAAAAAGCAAGCATATGCATGTAAGCCATTCATCCATAGGCATAAAGGTCAGCAACTTAGAGTCGAACAACTTTTTTCTATTGAATTCAATCACACTACTTTTACCTGATCATCCTGATTAAAGATACAAATTTGGTGAAAAAAATCTtttattgtgatttttttttacaaattaaacaCACAAGCATTGTTAGATTAAAGCCTTATCCTGCTTGTACCAGTATTATAAGCAGAAGCATTGCAAACATACCTCTGACTGGAGCACCATCCATCAATTCAAACTTAGCAAGTGTCTCTGTCTCAACATGGGTATTGGGCCCTGACCCTGTTGACTCTCGACGCCTGATCTCCAGATCCATATTCTTTATCTTGATTCttacaagaagaaaatatatCTTGCCAATAATAACATCTTTCAGGTGGTACCTGTATATCAGCACACCAATAGTCAAATACCAAAAAGTTTTGTTTATTGCAACTTAATAAACATATAATCTTTCTGATAATCCACCCTAACAAGTGAGCTCAGGCTATAGCTGCGAAGGCTGGACCTAGATTGAGTCATCAATAGCCTACCGAATTTAACTCTATATCTCCAGAATTCATCTCGTGCATGTAGAGCACTAACAATAAACAAGACATCCCTGTTCATGAAAAATGTTTCAACTTACTTGCTCTTGTTATACTCGAACTCAATGTGCAGACAATCCTCAATTCCCACTTCCATCTGCAAAGGCAATAAGATTATAAGAAGAATTCAATTGGGGAGGCTAACAATGGGACTAACTGTTGCTCAATATACCCTTATAATGGAATTAAACTACTGGGGGATTGGAGACAAACATTTTGTTCTCCCTATCAGTTATTATCGCTTCTAAGTATGAATGATGATCATGATTCCATGGTAGTCAGGTCGAGATGCTGAGAACACAAACATTAGAATGATGTACTCACCTTGATGCTATTGTTGATAGATGGAGGTGGGGTATAGTTGCGAACCTGAAGCAGAAAATGATATCAATATAAACTGTGAGCAACAATTTTGAACTAGTAGATTTTAAACGAACAagataacataaataaataatagtAAACATAAATACTAACTAAAGAAACCAATATTGAAGTCCTGGTATTtccattgagagagagagagagattaccaCAAAATCTTGGTATTCCACTATGCTACCACCATAACCACGACTAACTGTGACTTTCAGAACATACCTAGAACAAGCACATTTCCAAACATGTCAGCATAAATTATCATGTTCAACGTCATgtttacaatttacaatattaaCTGCAGTTGCAATGCCAAAAATTCTAAAGTTGGCAACGGATATAATTACTTCAATTACTTATATATTAAGTAAAGAACCTAACGAGCATGGACATGTTAGAAGAACTGACATGTTCTACCCTTCATGTTCAGAACACAATAATAATACACAGTACTTCCAAaactttaaaagaaaataatggCTCACTGACTCCACAAAAGACAGCTAACTAAAGCAGCTCAACCAATCATTGGTAACTGCCGCATAGTTTAGCTTTACTAAGATACTGTTGGCTTATATTGTAAAAGACAGGTAAgtggaaagaaaattaattaagCCAAATACATGAAAAGTATCATAAAACATGCTACTTCATTGTTTTACTCTTCCATTAGTATCAGTGATACAAAGTAACACATGTTCATAGGTAAACCAACATTAACAAATGCTTCAGCATTTCTAAGTACTTAAACTGTCATTATAACAACAGAAGAATAAATTAAACAAGTATCCACTGAAAGGTTTAAGACTTACCTAAGCCTCACATTGACACCATTGTAAGTCTCATAAGGCATTTCAACCGTAGAAAACTCAAAAGGATATGTCTTCCTTTCATATATCTCTCCAGGAACATCAAGTTCACGAACTGTAAACAAGAGCAATAAGCTTAGCGCTTCCTAAAAAAAAGTTGCAGGGAGTACAGCTGCAAAGTTACAGTTCGGAAATGAAACAGACAagtttttttatcttttgtgaTACAATAAATACACAAGCGTGATGGTTTCAGAAGGAAAGTCAGAGTGGTAGTGCCTTTATTGTCTTTCTTTATTATGGAAAGGGTTGGGGAACATTTAACCATATACCAGGGTCAGTTTTATTAAAAAACAAGTAGAAACTGTCCAAAGCTAATACAATGAAGCCAAAGCACACTCACCAAGGGAAGTAAAGTCATAAAAGTTGCCTCTGTCAAAGTACATCTCTGCAACATAAATTAAAATTCTTAGAGTGCTTGTTTTGGGAGGAGCAGGTAGAGTACCACAtaatcatccaaaaaaaaaaaaaaaatttaacatgCTACTATTTTACGACAAACTTCCTCTTGTGAAATTGTTGAAAATGAAACACAGAAAGACTTCATCAAGAAGATGATACCTATTTGACCAAGGAGCTCAACTTTCACTCCATTGTGTTCAACCTTTTTCCCTTGAATTGGTTCAATAGAAATCTGAAAATGACAACACGGGAAGGAATTGTCACCGAATAAACAATCTTTGTAGTCAAAACTATCATAAATCAATTTCAAAAAGAAATCCATCTTGTACAATAATGCTGGACAATAAAAACAACACAATCAAACAATATACCTTCCCAGAAATGTTTTCTTGACTTTGAAAGAGTGGGACGGATACTGCTTGACCACCTTCCTTCTTTAATGGAACCTGCAGAAATAGATTGCAAAGGATGTTAAAAGCATCAAGAAACATCTGAACATCTCAACCCTATAGAAATGCATCTAGTAATGGATTCGGCTTcataaaaacaaaagtatattCAAAATATAAGCCACTGATGGAACAATCTTAACCACACATTGATTTTATTGATGACCCAAAGTTGTAGCACTGGGTATCAGCACTAGTTTGTTACGTAAACCACCAATATACCCAAAACCAATTAAATGATCCCAAATGTACGGGTAAGTTAACTGTAACTGTCATAGTCAGAATCTTCAAATTATAGCAAGCAGCACACCGCAATACCATGTGACATCAtcaccaagaaagaaagaaaaaattcatcGTTTATGCGAGGAAGAACGAAATAATATTTTGTTGGAAGTAAAGAATTATTCTTCCTCTCTGATTTATTCTATAATGGCCTTAAGAATAATTTGCTTCATTCTTTATTGGTAGATTACCTGCTTGCGAGTTTTTGCATCAGAAAATGTGATTGAAATGTTGCAAGATGGTTTGAATGCTCCAATTATGTAATTCTGCAACAAATTCGAATTGTTCCAAATCAATATCAGGAAGATTCAATCACAATTTACCCATATACAGACGACAGTAAAAGAATGGCAGCAGCAGCAAGCATGACTGACCATGAAACCTTACCATGCTGATAACAA
This portion of the Rosa chinensis cultivar Old Blush chromosome 1, RchiOBHm-V2, whole genome shotgun sequence genome encodes:
- the LOC112184054 gene encoding vacuolar protein sorting-associated protein 26A, which produces MNYIIGAFKPSCNISITFSDAKTRKQVPLKKEGGQAVSVPLFQSQENISGKISIEPIQGKKVEHNGVKVELLGQIEMYFDRGNFYDFTSLVRELDVPGEIYERKTYPFEFSTVEMPYETYNGVNVRLRYVLKVTVSRGYGGSIVEYQDFVVRNYTPPPSINNSIKMEVGIEDCLHIEFEYNKSKYHLKDVIIGKIYFLLVRIKIKNMDLEIRRRESTGSGPNTHVETETLAKFELMDGAPVRGESIPIRLFLSPYELTPTHRNINNKFSVKYYLNLVLVDEEDRRYFKQQEITIYRLQETS